The Tenebrio molitor chromosome 5, icTenMoli1.1, whole genome shotgun sequence genome has a segment encoding these proteins:
- the arg gene encoding arginase-1: MLTRLGRVLVRAQRSYSTRIGIVGVPLEEGQNKVGVANGPDAIRKANLIERIKSIHEDVDVHDYGDVSYTPQEDLQVPNMKKYADVAACNSEVSKAVERVIKDGRTCLTLGGDHSIGIGTVDGHIKAKNEKVCILWVDAHADLNTNKTSASGNIHGMPLALLAKELADYWPYLPGMDWQKPILSIRNVAYIGLRSVDSYERLIIEQFGITAYGMEDVENHGIHNVVNMALDKIDPHRVLSIHMSFDIDVLDALEAPSTGTAVRGGLTLREGIHLVEQVHKTGRLGAMDLVEVNPSLGSAADVKKTVDAAHHLLLAACGYSRRGLIPRDPGGLPLQTAPH, encoded by the exons ATGCTGACGAGACTAGGAAGAGTGTTGGTGCGGGCGCAAAGAAGCTACAGCACCAGGATCGGGATCGTGGGGGTGCCACTAGAAGAGGGTCAGAACAAAGTAGGGGTTGCCAACGGACCCGACGCGATCAGGAAGGCCAACCTGATCGAAAGGATAAAGTCGATTC ACGAAGACGTCGACGTTCACGACTACGGCGACGTGTCGTACACGCCGCAGGAGGACCTTCAAGTGCCCAACATGAAAAAGTACGCCGACGTGGCCGCTTGCAACTCGGAGGTGTCCAAAGCGGTCGAGAGAGTGATAAAAGACGGAAGGACGTGTCTGACGCTGGGTGGCGACCACTCGATCG GTATCGGCACTGTCGACGGCCACATCAAGGCTAAAAACGAAAAAGTGTGCATACTCTGGGTGGACGCGCACGCCGACTTgaacacaaacaaaacatcCGCGTCGGGGAACATCCACGGGATGCCTCTGGCGCTTCTCGCGAAAGAATTAGCCGACTATTGGCCTTACCTTCCCGGAATGGACTGGCAAAAACCCATCCTGTCAATCCGAAACGTCGCGTACATCGGACTCAGATCGGTCGATTCCTACGAACGTTTGATCATCGAACAGTTCGGAATCACAGCCTACGGAATGGAAGACGTGGAGAACCACGGCATCCACAACGTCGTCAACATGGCCTTGGACAAGATCGACCCCCACAGGGTGCTCTCCATACACATGAGTTTCGACATAGACGTTTTGGACGCGCTGGAGGCGCCCTCCACGGGGACCGCCG ttcGAGGGGGTCTGACTCTGCGCGAGGGGATACACCTGGTGGAGCAAGTGCACAAGACAGGTCGCTTGGGGGCCATGGACCTGGTCGAGGTGAACCCATCTCTGGGCTCCGCCGCCGACGTGAAGAAAACAGTCGACGCCGCCCACCACTTGCTCCTCGCAGCTTGCGGCTACAGCCGCCGCGGGCTGATCCCGCGAGACCCCGGCGGTCTCCCTCTGCAGACCGCCCCCCATTAA